In Rhodanobacter humi, the following are encoded in one genomic region:
- the ccoO gene encoding cytochrome-c oxidase, cbb3-type subunit II, with amino-acid sequence MAYRHFEAIEKHAGLLGIGIAIMVSLGGLAEITPLFVEAHSLKAPANVHPYDPLRLAGKDVYVREGCYLCHSQMIRALRFETQRYGHYSTAEESVYDRPFQWGSKRTGPDLARVGGKYSDDWQRMHLMNPRSVVSESNMPGYPWLAKAGIDGADIQARMRVLRKLGDPYSDADIAAAPEAVKGKTEMDALIAYLQGLGIKNEPTAAAPASDGGAP; translated from the coding sequence ATGGCCTACAGGCATTTCGAAGCGATCGAGAAGCACGCCGGCCTGCTCGGCATCGGCATCGCGATCATGGTCTCGCTGGGCGGACTCGCCGAGATCACCCCGCTGTTCGTCGAGGCGCATTCGCTCAAGGCGCCGGCGAACGTGCATCCGTACGATCCGCTGCGGCTGGCCGGCAAGGACGTCTACGTGCGCGAGGGCTGCTACCTCTGCCACTCGCAGATGATCCGCGCGCTGCGTTTCGAGACCCAGCGCTACGGCCACTACTCCACCGCCGAGGAATCGGTCTACGACCGGCCGTTCCAGTGGGGCTCCAAGCGCACCGGGCCCGACCTCGCCCGCGTGGGCGGCAAGTACTCCGACGACTGGCAGCGCATGCACCTGATGAATCCGCGCAGCGTGGTGTCGGAGTCCAACATGCCCGGCTACCCGTGGCTGGCGAAGGCCGGCATCGACGGCGCCGACATCCAGGCGCGCATGCGCGTGCTGCGCAAGCTGGGCGACCCGTACAGCGACGCCGACATCGCCGCCGCGCCGGAGGCCGTCAAGGGCAAGACCGAGATGGACGCGCTGATCGCCTACCTGCAGGGCCTGGGCATCAAGAACGAACCGACCGCCGCGGCGCCGGCCAGCGATGGAGGTGCGCCATGA
- the ccoN gene encoding cytochrome-c oxidase, cbb3-type subunit I, translating into MPNTEYYNDKVVRQFLLAAAVWGIIGMSVGVYIAAELMWPALNFDLPWITFSRLRPDHTFGVIFAFGGSALMGTCYYVVQRTGHARLALDRLAGFTFWGWQIVCVLAMVSMPLGLTTSKEYAEPEWWIALFTAVVWVSFGVVFFASLARRRIKHIYVANWYYGAFIIAVGLLHVVNHLSLPVSWTKSYPIYSGTVDAMVQWWYGHNAVAFFLTAGFLGMMYYFVPRQAQQPLWSYRFSIVNFWALISVYMWAGSHHLMYTALPDWVQSVGMAFSLVLLMPSWGSAANGLLTFNGSWSKVKTDPAVKFMVMALVFYAAATFEGSMMAIKTVNSLSHYTDWTIAHVHSGSLGWVAMITIGSLYAMAPRALGRPAMHSVRGMNVHFWLHMAGTLLYVGAMWTAGVTEGEMWRATLPDGSLKYGFLDSLIAIKPMYLIRWFGGVLILSGMWVMAWNLWYTAADARARIIKPIPVPIPEPEPHQIPAPLPVVG; encoded by the coding sequence ATGCCCAACACCGAGTATTACAACGACAAGGTCGTGCGCCAGTTCCTGCTGGCCGCGGCGGTCTGGGGCATCATCGGCATGTCGGTGGGCGTGTACATCGCCGCCGAGCTGATGTGGCCGGCGCTCAACTTCGACCTGCCCTGGATCACCTTCAGCCGGCTGCGCCCCGACCACACGTTCGGCGTGATCTTCGCGTTCGGCGGCTCCGCGCTGATGGGCACCTGCTACTACGTGGTGCAGCGCACCGGCCACGCCCGGCTGGCGCTCGACCGGCTGGCCGGCTTCACGTTCTGGGGCTGGCAGATCGTCTGCGTGCTGGCGATGGTGTCGATGCCGCTGGGCCTCACCACCAGCAAGGAATACGCCGAGCCGGAATGGTGGATCGCGCTGTTCACCGCGGTGGTGTGGGTGAGTTTCGGCGTGGTGTTCTTCGCCAGCCTGGCGCGGCGGCGCATCAAGCACATCTACGTGGCGAACTGGTACTACGGCGCCTTCATCATCGCGGTGGGCCTGCTGCACGTGGTCAACCACCTGTCGCTGCCGGTGTCCTGGACCAAGTCCTACCCGATCTACTCGGGCACGGTCGACGCGATGGTGCAGTGGTGGTACGGCCACAACGCGGTGGCGTTCTTCCTCACCGCCGGCTTCCTCGGGATGATGTACTACTTCGTGCCGCGCCAGGCGCAGCAGCCGCTGTGGAGCTACCGCTTCTCCATCGTCAATTTCTGGGCGCTGATCTCGGTCTACATGTGGGCCGGCTCGCACCACCTGATGTACACCGCCCTGCCCGACTGGGTGCAGTCGGTGGGCATGGCGTTCTCGCTGGTACTGCTGATGCCGAGCTGGGGCTCGGCGGCGAACGGCCTGCTCACCTTCAACGGCTCGTGGAGCAAGGTGAAGACCGACCCGGCGGTGAAGTTCATGGTGATGGCGCTGGTGTTCTACGCCGCCGCCACCTTCGAAGGCTCGATGATGGCGATCAAGACGGTGAACTCGCTGTCGCACTACACCGACTGGACGATCGCCCACGTGCACTCCGGCTCGCTGGGCTGGGTGGCGATGATCACGATCGGCTCGCTGTACGCGATGGCGCCGCGCGCACTGGGCCGCCCCGCGATGCATTCGGTGCGCGGCATGAACGTGCACTTCTGGCTGCACATGGCCGGCACCCTGCTGTACGTCGGCGCGATGTGGACCGCCGGCGTCACCGAGGGCGAGATGTGGCGCGCCACCCTGCCGGACGGCTCGCTGAAGTACGGCTTCCTGGACAGCCTGATCGCGATCAAGCCGATGTACCTGATCCGCTGGTTCGGCGGCGTGCTGATCCTCTCGGGCATGTGGGTGATGGCGTGGAACCTGTGGTACACCGCTGCCGACGCCCGCGCCCGCATCATCAAGCCGATCCCGGTGCCGATCCCGGAGCCGGAACCCCACCAGATCCCGGCCCCGCTGCCGGTGGTAGGTTGA
- the fdxA gene encoding ferredoxin FdxA encodes MAHVVTENCINCKHTDCVEVCPVDCFHEGPNFLVIDPDECIDCTLCVDECPVGAIFPELDVPAGQEGFLALNAELAREWPVLAKKIPAMEDAARWDGVPDKLPLLKR; translated from the coding sequence ATGGCCCATGTCGTCACCGAGAACTGCATCAACTGCAAGCATACCGATTGCGTCGAGGTGTGCCCGGTGGACTGCTTCCACGAAGGGCCGAATTTCCTGGTGATCGACCCCGACGAATGCATCGACTGCACGCTGTGCGTGGACGAGTGCCCGGTGGGCGCGATCTTCCCCGAGCTCGACGTGCCGGCGGGGCAGGAGGGCTTCCTCGCGCTCAATGCCGAGCTGGCGCGCGAGTGGCCGGTGCTGGCGAAGAAGATTCCGGCGATGGAGGACGCCGCGCGCTGGGACGGCGTGCCGGACAAGCTGCCGTTGTTGAAGCGCTAG
- the gap gene encoding type I glyceraldehyde-3-phosphate dehydrogenase produces MTIKVGINGFGRIGRNVLRAAVQNFGKDIQIVAINDLLEPDYLAYMLRYDSVHGRFKGDVAIENGQLVVNGQKIRLTAERDPANLKWGAVGADVVIESTGLFLDKTTAQKHLDAGAKKVILSAPSKDDTPMFVYGVNDKTYKGEAIISNASCTTNCLAPIAKVMHDKWGIKRGLMTTVHAATATQKTVDGPSNKDWRGGRGILENIIPSSTGAAKAVGVVIPELNKKLTGMSFRVPTSDVSVVDLTCELEKPATYAEICAEMKAQSQGALKGILGYTEDKVVATDFRGETCTSVFDADAGIALDSTFVKLVSWYDNEWGYSNKCLEMVRVVAG; encoded by the coding sequence ATGACCATCAAGGTCGGCATCAACGGCTTCGGCCGCATCGGTCGCAACGTGCTGCGCGCAGCGGTGCAGAACTTCGGCAAGGACATCCAGATCGTGGCGATCAACGATCTGCTGGAGCCGGACTACCTCGCCTACATGCTGCGCTACGACTCGGTGCACGGCCGTTTCAAGGGCGATGTGGCGATCGAGAACGGCCAGCTGGTGGTCAACGGCCAGAAGATCCGCCTCACCGCCGAGCGCGACCCGGCCAACCTGAAGTGGGGCGCGGTGGGCGCCGACGTGGTGATCGAGTCCACCGGCCTGTTCCTCGACAAGACCACCGCGCAGAAGCATCTCGACGCCGGCGCGAAGAAGGTGATCCTATCCGCCCCGTCCAAGGACGACACGCCGATGTTCGTCTATGGCGTCAACGACAAGACCTACAAGGGCGAGGCGATCATCTCCAACGCCAGCTGCACCACCAACTGCCTCGCGCCGATCGCGAAGGTGATGCACGACAAGTGGGGCATCAAGCGCGGCCTGATGACCACCGTGCACGCCGCTACCGCGACGCAGAAAACGGTTGACGGCCCGAGCAACAAGGACTGGCGCGGCGGCCGCGGCATCCTGGAGAACATCATCCCGTCCAGCACCGGCGCCGCGAAGGCCGTGGGCGTGGTGATCCCCGAACTCAACAAGAAGCTCACCGGCATGAGCTTCCGCGTGCCGACCTCCGACGTCTCGGTGGTCGACCTCACCTGCGAGCTGGAGAAGCCCGCCACCTACGCCGAGATCTGCGCCGAGATGAAGGCGCAGTCGCAGGGCGCGCTGAAGGGCATCCTCGGCTACACCGAGGACAAGGTGGTCGCCACCGATTTCCGCGGCGAGACCTGCACCTCGGTGTTCGACGCCGACGCCGGCATCGCGCTGGACTCCACCTTCGTCAAGCTGGTGAGCTGGTACGACAACGAGTGGGGCTATTCGAACAAGTGCCTGGAAATGGTGCGCGTGGTGGCCGGCTGA
- a CDS encoding ArsR/SmtB family transcription factor — MKTATDPARMRVHAGEASELLKALANEQRLLILCHLSEGELAVGELLERLALGQSALSQHLAKLREAELVQTRREAQAVYYRLAAGPVQVLMATLHDIYCGKPAHGRAERTAKPVSR, encoded by the coding sequence ATGAAGACCGCGACCGATCCCGCCCGCATGCGCGTCCACGCCGGCGAAGCCAGCGAGCTGCTGAAGGCGCTGGCGAACGAGCAGCGCCTGCTGATCCTGTGCCACCTTTCCGAAGGCGAGCTGGCGGTGGGCGAACTGCTGGAGCGGCTGGCGCTGGGCCAGTCGGCGCTGTCGCAACACCTGGCGAAGTTGCGCGAGGCGGAACTGGTGCAGACCCGCCGCGAGGCGCAGGCGGTGTATTACCGCCTCGCCGCGGGTCCGGTACAGGTCTTGATGGCCACCTTGCACGACATCTATTGCGGCAAACCGGCGCACGGCCGCGCCGAACGGACAGCCAAGCCGGTTTCCCGCTAA
- a CDS encoding MBL fold metallo-hydrolase: MPAHVASFFHAATSTWTHVVSDPATAAAAVIDPVLDFDPASGRLGTEAAREVLDHLRAQRLDLQWILETHAHADHLSAAAWLRAQTGAAVAAGAGIVAVQAEFKRRLALGEDFVADGAQFDRLLHDGEVLPLGGLALEVLATPGHTADSVSYWVGEAVFIGDTLFSPAAGSARCDFPGGSAAMLHASVRRLYALPDDTRLYLCHDYPTDGAAPRSMVPLREQREHNVHLSDDTSAADFVALRERRDATLAMPRLFWPALQLNIRAGELPPADGAGRRFLKLPLDASALEARA; this comes from the coding sequence ATGCCTGCCCACGTCGCTTCCTTCTTCCACGCGGCCACCTCGACCTGGACCCACGTGGTCAGCGACCCCGCGACCGCGGCGGCGGCGGTGATCGATCCGGTGCTGGACTTCGACCCGGCCAGTGGCCGGCTCGGCACCGAGGCTGCGCGCGAAGTGCTCGACCATCTGCGCGCGCAAAGGCTGGACCTGCAATGGATCCTGGAAACCCACGCGCATGCCGACCATCTAAGCGCCGCGGCCTGGCTGCGCGCGCAGACCGGTGCCGCGGTGGCGGCGGGCGCCGGCATCGTCGCGGTGCAGGCCGAGTTCAAGCGACGCCTGGCGTTGGGCGAGGACTTTGTCGCCGATGGCGCGCAGTTCGACCGCCTGCTGCACGATGGCGAGGTGTTGCCGCTGGGCGGGCTGGCGCTGGAAGTGCTGGCCACGCCCGGCCATACCGCCGACAGCGTGAGCTACTGGGTGGGCGAGGCGGTGTTCATCGGCGACACGCTGTTCTCGCCGGCCGCGGGCAGCGCGCGCTGCGACTTCCCCGGCGGTAGCGCCGCGATGCTGCATGCCTCGGTGCGCCGGTTGTACGCGTTGCCGGACGACACGCGGCTGTATCTCTGCCACGACTACCCGACCGACGGCGCGGCGCCGCGCAGCATGGTGCCGCTGCGCGAGCAGCGCGAGCACAACGTGCATCTTTCCGACGACACCAGCGCGGCGGACTTCGTGGCGCTGCGCGAACGCCGCGATGCCACGCTGGCGATGCCGCGGCTGTTCTGGCCGGCGCTGCAGCTCAACATTCGCGCGGGCGAACTGCCGCCGGCAGATGGCGCAGGACGGCGCTTCCTGAAACTGCCGCTGGACGCGAGCGCGCTGGAAGCACGGGCATGA
- a CDS encoding YeeE/YedE family protein, protein MAGAAAQHSRGRTAAGRWRRTALPETAAGRERAGSTGMSTSFTPWSALGGGILIGLASLLLLVALGRIAGISGIAAGLLPPRRGDIGWRLAFVIGLPTGAALWMLGAGGAAVASHAPPWQLALAGLLVGVGTRVGSGCTSGHGVCGLGRFSPRSLAAVLVFMAAAMLCVYAWRHLLPELAR, encoded by the coding sequence CTGGCCGGCGCTGCAGCTCAACATTCGCGCGGGCGAACTGCCGCCGGCAGATGGCGCAGGACGGCGCTTCCTGAAACTGCCGCTGGACGCGAGCGCGCTGGAAGCACGGGCATGAGCACGTCGTTCACGCCGTGGAGCGCGCTGGGTGGCGGCATCCTGATCGGCTTGGCCTCGTTATTGTTGCTGGTCGCGCTGGGCCGCATCGCCGGCATCAGCGGCATCGCTGCCGGCCTGCTGCCGCCACGTCGCGGCGACATCGGCTGGCGGCTCGCCTTCGTGATCGGCCTGCCGACGGGTGCGGCGCTGTGGATGCTGGGCGCGGGCGGCGCGGCGGTGGCCAGCCACGCGCCGCCGTGGCAGCTCGCGCTGGCCGGCTTGCTGGTGGGTGTAGGCACGCGCGTCGGTTCGGGCTGCACCAGCGGCCATGGCGTGTGCGGGCTGGGCCGTTTCTCGCCGCGTTCGCTGGCGGCGGTGCTTGTCTTCATGGCGGCCGCGATGCTGTGCGTCTACGCCTGGCGCCACCTGCTGCCGGAGCTGGCGCGATGA
- a CDS encoding DUF6691 family protein: MNRLLAWLSGLLFGAGLAWSGMADPHKVLGFLDVAGAWDPSLLLVMVGAVLTYAVGSRLVLRRARPWLDERFHLPMNRRIDARLLAGAAVFGIGWGLAGYCPGPALAGVGLGNGDLVWLLPALLLGWWLAGRGRRV, translated from the coding sequence ATGAACCGCTTGCTGGCGTGGTTGTCGGGCCTTCTGTTCGGTGCGGGTCTGGCGTGGTCGGGCATGGCCGATCCGCACAAGGTGCTGGGTTTCCTCGACGTGGCCGGCGCGTGGGACCCCAGCCTGCTGCTGGTGATGGTTGGCGCGGTGCTGACTTATGCGGTCGGCTCCCGGCTGGTGTTGCGACGCGCGCGGCCGTGGCTGGACGAGCGCTTCCATCTGCCAATGAATCGCCGCATCGACGCGCGCCTGCTCGCCGGTGCGGCGGTGTTCGGCATCGGCTGGGGACTGGCCGGCTATTGCCCCGGCCCCGCGCTGGCTGGCGTCGGCCTCGGCAACGGCGATCTCGTCTGGTTGCTGCCGGCCTTGCTGCTCGGCTGGTGGCTGGCAGGGCGCGGCCGGCGCGTCTGA
- a CDS encoding S1/P1 nuclease yields the protein MKYPRRLLAASLALFVVIPAAQAWGPLGHSIVAALAQRHLSPAAEAEVERLLAADHTTQLADVASWPDQIQDDPAQATLWQQTRKLHYINFRGGPGCDYVPPRDCRDGECITAGLAHYVEILKDKSQSDAARLAALKFVVHFAGDIHQPLHAGYRDDLGGNKYQVQFEGKGSNLHKVWDSGMLKTRGLDWQSYTAKLDAEGPAQLPPPITPLDDPYAQWAEESCRLTAAPGFYPDGHKIGQAYVDAELPLAENQLRIAGRRLAEVLNLALEQ from the coding sequence ATGAAGTATCCGCGTCGCCTGCTGGCCGCCTCGCTGGCCTTGTTCGTCGTCATTCCCGCCGCGCAGGCCTGGGGGCCGCTGGGCCACAGCATCGTCGCCGCGTTGGCGCAGCGACACCTGAGCCCCGCCGCCGAGGCCGAGGTGGAACGCCTGCTGGCGGCGGACCACACCACGCAGCTGGCCGACGTCGCCAGCTGGCCCGACCAGATCCAGGACGATCCCGCGCAAGCCACGCTGTGGCAGCAGACGCGCAAGCTGCACTACATCAACTTCCGCGGCGGCCCAGGTTGCGACTACGTGCCGCCACGCGACTGCCGCGACGGCGAGTGCATCACGGCGGGGCTGGCGCATTACGTGGAAATCCTCAAGGACAAGTCGCAAAGCGACGCCGCGCGCCTGGCGGCCTTGAAGTTCGTGGTGCATTTCGCGGGCGACATCCACCAGCCGCTGCACGCCGGCTACCGCGACGACCTCGGCGGCAACAAGTACCAGGTGCAGTTCGAGGGCAAGGGCAGCAACCTGCACAAGGTCTGGGACTCCGGCATGCTGAAGACGCGCGGCCTGGACTGGCAGTCCTACACGGCGAAGCTGGACGCCGAAGGCCCCGCGCAACTGCCGCCGCCGATCACGCCGCTGGACGACCCCTACGCACAGTGGGCGGAGGAGTCCTGCCGCCTCACCGCCGCGCCGGGCTTTTACCCGGACGGCCACAAGATCGGCCAGGCCTATGTCGATGCCGAGTTGCCGCTGGCCGAGAACCAGCTGCGCATCGCCGGCCGCCGGCTGGCCGAGGTGCTCAATCTCGCGCTGGAGCAGTGA
- the pyk gene encoding pyruvate kinase yields the protein MTPETQTRRTKIVATLGPATDAPGMLERIIADGVDVVRLNLSHGSPDDHRARAAAVKAAAAAAGREVGVLADLQGPKIRVEKFANGPIQLEVGQPFVLDCRVDAAPGDIHRVGVSYLGLPQDVRPGDVLLLDDGLVALTVNEVAGTEIRCTVLVGGKLSDRKGLNRQGGGLSVSALSDKDKADIKLAAEIGADFLAVSFVRCADDMHQARRLLHEAGGSAALVSKIERADAIPVLGEIIDASDVVMVARGDLGVEIGDAELPGLQKKIIRETVQRNRAVITATQMLQSMVRSPIPTRAEVLDVANAVIDGTDAVMLSEETAAGAHPDKAVAAMARICLGAERQFEPKEDLANAGPRLSRTDQAIALAAMVLAGQLGVRAIVALTESGATAQWLSRYRSAVPIYGLSPFAASRRRMQVLRDVRAVEFSHGENQSMASATRAAVRLLFAQGKLVEGDSVVITYGDRVGHVGGTNTLKLLAVGAGGAVDSLRDL from the coding sequence ATGACTCCAGAAACCCAAACGCGCCGCACCAAGATCGTTGCCACCCTGGGCCCCGCCACCGACGCGCCGGGCATGCTCGAACGCATCATCGCCGACGGCGTCGACGTGGTTCGGCTCAATCTCTCGCACGGCTCGCCGGACGACCACCGCGCCCGCGCCGCCGCGGTGAAGGCCGCCGCCGCCGCCGCCGGCCGCGAGGTGGGCGTGCTGGCCGACCTGCAGGGTCCGAAGATCCGCGTGGAGAAGTTCGCGAACGGCCCGATCCAGCTCGAAGTCGGCCAGCCGTTCGTGCTGGATTGCCGCGTCGACGCCGCGCCCGGCGACATCCACCGCGTGGGCGTGAGCTACCTCGGCTTGCCGCAGGACGTGCGCCCCGGCGACGTGCTGCTGCTGGACGACGGCCTGGTGGCGCTCACCGTGAACGAAGTCGCGGGCACCGAGATCCGCTGCACGGTGCTGGTGGGCGGCAAGCTGTCCGACCGCAAGGGTCTCAACCGCCAGGGCGGCGGCCTGTCTGTCTCCGCGCTGTCGGACAAGGACAAGGCCGACATCAAGCTCGCCGCCGAGATCGGCGCGGACTTCCTCGCGGTCTCCTTCGTGCGTTGCGCCGATGACATGCACCAGGCGCGCCGCCTGCTGCACGAGGCCGGCGGCAGCGCCGCGCTGGTGTCCAAGATCGAGCGCGCCGACGCGATCCCCGTGCTGGGCGAGATCATCGACGCCTCCGACGTGGTGATGGTGGCGCGCGGCGACCTCGGCGTGGAGATCGGCGACGCCGAGCTGCCCGGCCTGCAGAAAAAGATCATCCGCGAGACCGTGCAGCGCAATCGCGCGGTGATCACCGCCACCCAGATGCTGCAGTCGATGGTGCGCTCGCCGATCCCCACCCGCGCCGAAGTGCTGGACGTGGCGAACGCGGTGATCGACGGCACCGACGCAGTGATGCTGTCCGAGGAAACCGCCGCCGGCGCCCACCCCGACAAGGCGGTGGCCGCGATGGCGCGCATCTGCCTCGGCGCCGAACGCCAGTTCGAGCCCAAGGAAGACCTCGCGAACGCCGGCCCCCGGCTCAGCCGTACCGACCAGGCGATCGCGCTGGCCGCGATGGTGCTGGCCGGCCAGCTCGGCGTGCGCGCGATCGTGGCGCTGACCGAATCCGGCGCCACCGCGCAATGGCTGTCGCGCTACCGCAGCGCGGTGCCCATCTACGGCCTGTCGCCGTTCGCCGCCTCGCGCCGACGCATGCAGGTGCTGCGTGACGTGCGGGCGGTGGAGTTCAGCCACGGCGAGAACCAGAGCATGGCCTCCGCCACCCGCGCCGCGGTGCGCCTGCTGTTCGCGCAGGGCAAGCTGGTCGAGGGCGACAGCGTGGTCATCACCTATGGCGACCGCGTGGGCCACGTCGGCGGCACCAACACGCTGAAGCTGCTGGCGGTGGGTGCGGGCGGCGCGGTGGACAGCTTGCGCGATCTCTGA
- a CDS encoding energy transducer TonB: MNPRTRRLIRPVLLVSTLACATPVLAQANKVDPQNLYHYWIRLNTKVNVDMPNSGLNLTKPGCVAVTYEIGSDGVPMHVQVAKVEPKSDLGPAAVSAVKNFRYGPSLTNKIGQPIATYYIVPFNAPDDAAGQQKVMEPCKLAGYGQ, encoded by the coding sequence ATGAACCCGCGCACCCGCCGCCTGATCCGTCCCGTGTTGCTGGTCTCGACTCTGGCCTGCGCCACGCCGGTGCTGGCGCAGGCGAACAAGGTCGATCCGCAGAACCTGTACCACTACTGGATCCGGCTCAACACCAAGGTGAACGTCGACATGCCCAATTCGGGGCTGAACCTCACCAAGCCTGGATGCGTCGCGGTGACCTACGAGATCGGCTCCGATGGCGTGCCGATGCATGTGCAGGTTGCCAAGGTGGAGCCCAAGAGCGACCTCGGCCCCGCCGCGGTGTCCGCGGTGAAGAACTTCCGCTACGGCCCCTCGCTGACCAACAAGATCGGCCAGCCGATCGCCACCTACTACATCGTGCCGTTCAATGCGCCCGACGACGCGGCGGGACAGCAGAAGGTGATGGAGCCTTGCAAACTGGCGGGCTACGGCCAGTAG
- a CDS encoding class I fructose-bisphosphate aldolase, whose product MSIEDLESVALAMVAPGKGIIAIDESTNTIKKRFEAVGIENTEENRRAYRELLLTTPGLNEHISGAILYDETIRQSTRDGVPFTQVMKKAGIIPGIKVDKGPVALAGFPGDVVTEGLDGLRPRLEEYAKLGAQFCKWRAVINISEDNPSSTAIEANCHALARYAALCQEAGLVPMVEPEVIMDGDHSIEVSYEVHEAVLRSLFNALYEQNVMLEGTILKVSMVIPGKESDEQADVEEVAEATVRVLKTTVPASLPGIVFLSGGQTDEQSTAHLNAMNRIGPHPWPLSFSYGRAMQQAALKLWAKDMKANYAEAQKTVHARARDNGLAALGRWNG is encoded by the coding sequence ATGAGTATTGAAGATCTCGAAAGCGTCGCCCTGGCCATGGTCGCCCCCGGCAAGGGCATCATCGCCATCGACGAGTCGACCAACACCATCAAGAAGCGTTTCGAGGCCGTCGGCATCGAGAACACCGAGGAGAACCGCCGCGCCTACCGCGAGCTGCTGCTCACCACGCCGGGCCTGAACGAGCACATCTCCGGCGCGATCCTGTACGACGAGACGATCCGCCAGTCCACCAGGGACGGCGTGCCGTTCACCCAGGTGATGAAGAAGGCCGGCATCATCCCCGGCATCAAGGTGGACAAGGGCCCGGTGGCGCTGGCCGGCTTCCCCGGCGACGTGGTGACCGAGGGCCTGGACGGCCTGCGTCCGCGCCTGGAGGAATACGCCAAGCTGGGCGCCCAGTTCTGCAAGTGGCGCGCGGTGATCAACATCTCCGAGGACAACCCCAGCTCCACCGCGATCGAGGCGAACTGCCACGCGCTGGCCCGCTACGCCGCGCTGTGCCAGGAAGCCGGCCTGGTGCCGATGGTCGAGCCGGAAGTGATCATGGACGGCGACCACAGCATCGAGGTCAGCTACGAAGTGCACGAGGCGGTGCTGCGCAGCCTGTTCAATGCGCTGTACGAGCAGAACGTGATGCTGGAAGGCACCATCCTGAAGGTCAGCATGGTGATCCCGGGCAAGGAATCCGACGAGCAGGCCGACGTCGAGGAAGTGGCCGAGGCCACCGTGCGCGTGCTGAAGACCACCGTGCCGGCCTCGCTGCCGGGCATCGTGTTCCTCTCCGGCGGCCAGACCGACGAGCAGAGCACCGCGCACCTCAACGCGATGAACCGCATCGGCCCGCATCCGTGGCCGCTGTCGTTCTCCTACGGTCGCGCCATGCAGCAGGCCGCGCTGAAGCTGTGGGCCAAGGACATGAAGGCCAACTACGCGGAGGCGCAGAAGACCGTGCATGCCCGCGCCAGGGACAACGGCCTTGCCGCGCTGGGGCGCTGGAACGGTTGA